In Hydrogenovibrio thermophilus, the following are encoded in one genomic region:
- the tuf gene encoding elongation factor Tu has translation MAKEKFERSKPHVNVGTIGHVDHGKTTLTAALTIVQGKKFGGESKDYSAIDNAPEERERGITISTAHVEYESETRHYAHVDCPGHADYVKNMITGAAQMDGAILVCSAADGPMPQTREHILLSRQVGVPYIVVFLNKADMVDDEELLELVEMEVRELLDTYDFPGDDTPVIMGSALKAIEGDQSEIGEPAIGRLVEALDTYIPTPERDTDKPFLMPVEDIFSIQGRGTVATGRVETGVVKVGEEIEIVGIRPTTTTTVTGVEMFRKLLDQGEAGDNVGILLRGTKREDIERGQVLAHKGTVTPHTKFEAEVYVLSKDEGGRHTPFFQGYRPQFYFRTTDVTGACELPAGTEMVMPGDNVQMTVELIAPIAMNEGLRFAIREGGRTVGAGVVAKIIE, from the coding sequence ATGGCAAAGGAAAAGTTTGAACGTAGTAAGCCGCACGTAAACGTTGGTACGATTGGTCACGTTGACCATGGTAAGACAACTCTTACAGCGGCTCTAACAATCGTACAAGGTAAGAAGTTTGGTGGGGAGTCAAAAGACTATTCCGCTATCGATAACGCACCGGAAGAAAGAGAGCGTGGTATCACGATCTCTACGGCTCACGTAGAGTACGAATCAGAAACGCGTCACTACGCGCACGTAGACTGCCCAGGGCACGCCGACTATGTTAAAAACATGATTACCGGTGCCGCTCAAATGGACGGCGCGATCCTGGTTTGTTCTGCCGCAGATGGCCCAATGCCACAAACACGTGAGCACATCCTTCTATCTCGTCAGGTAGGTGTACCGTACATCGTAGTATTCCTAAACAAAGCCGACATGGTTGACGACGAAGAACTTCTAGAGTTGGTTGAAATGGAAGTGCGTGAACTTCTAGACACCTACGATTTTCCAGGTGATGACACGCCAGTTATCATGGGGTCTGCCCTTAAAGCCATCGAAGGTGACCAATCTGAAATCGGTGAACCAGCGATCGGTCGTTTGGTTGAGGCGTTGGATACTTACATCCCAACACCAGAGCGTGACACTGACAAGCCATTCTTGATGCCAGTAGAAGACATCTTCTCCATCCAAGGTCGTGGTACGGTTGCCACCGGTCGTGTTGAAACAGGTGTTGTAAAAGTTGGTGAAGAAATCGAAATCGTCGGTATTCGCCCAACGACTACTACAACGGTTACTGGTGTTGAAATGTTCCGTAAGCTTCTGGATCAGGGTGAAGCCGGTGACAACGTAGGTATCCTATTGCGTGGTACTAAGCGTGAAGACATTGAGCGTGGTCAAGTATTGGCGCACAAAGGTACGGTTACACCGCATACCAAGTTCGAAGCCGAAGTTTATGTACTATCCAAAGACGAAGGTGGTCGTCACACACCATTCTTCCAAGGTTACCGTCCACAGTTCTACTTCCGTACAACGGACGTAACAGGTGCGTGTGAATTGCCAGCCGGAACTGAAATGGTTATGCCTGGTGATAACGTACAAATGACTGTAGAGTTGATTGCGCCAATCGCAATGAACGAAGGTCTGCGCTTCGCGATTCGTGAAGGTGGACGTACAGTTGGTGCGGGTGTTGTAGCTAAAATTATTGAATAA